From one Butyricimonas faecihominis genomic stretch:
- a CDS encoding MarC family protein, whose amino-acid sequence MSFSDINIQELASAFMVLFAVIDITGAVPIINDIQNKGHTISAIKAALASYILLVAFLFVGDGLLNLFSVDISSFAVAGSLVIFVLAVEMIFGIPIFKNDGPSGTASIVPLVFPLIVGAGTLTTLLALRAEYHIINIIIALTLNIIVVYFVLKNVSLVEKVFGKGGVYILRKFLGIILLAISVKLFTSNLTSLIDIFK is encoded by the coding sequence ATGAGTTTTTCAGACATTAATATACAAGAACTTGCAAGTGCATTCATGGTCCTGTTTGCAGTAATTGACATCACGGGAGCCGTGCCTATCATTAATGATATTCAAAATAAAGGACACACAATTAGTGCCATAAAAGCCGCTTTGGCATCATATATTCTTCTCGTGGCATTCCTCTTCGTCGGGGATGGCCTGCTCAACTTGTTCAGCGTGGACATTTCCTCGTTTGCCGTGGCCGGTTCTCTCGTGATCTTCGTGCTGGCAGTAGAAATGATCTTCGGAATCCCTATTTTCAAAAATGACGGTCCGTCAGGAACGGCATCCATCGTACCGTTAGTATTTCCCTTGATCGTGGGAGCCGGAACATTAACCACCTTGTTAGCTTTACGGGCGGAATATCACATCATCAACATTATTATCGCCTTGACGCTAAACATTATTGTCGTCTATTTCGTACTGAAAAATGTATCGCTGGTCGAAAAGGTATTCGGGAAAGGTGGGGTTTATATATTACGTAAATTCTTGGGTATCATTCTCCTTGCCATTTCCGTTAAACTCTTTACCAGCAACCTCACATCACTGATTGATATTTTTAAATAA